The Toxotes jaculatrix isolate fToxJac2 chromosome 14, fToxJac2.pri, whole genome shotgun sequence genomic interval TAAAACCAAACTCGCCAGTTTCTCCTGAAACGAGTGGTTATGGGGTTGGTGTCCAGCGCGGCATCACAGAGCCTGTAAAATGGACATAACGACAGCGGTTTTCAACGCGGCCAGAGATGGTAAGCTAAAACTTATCCAGAAGTTGCTGAGCAACAAAACTGCTGAGGAGCTGGAGGCTTTAGCCGAGGAGAAAACACAGGGTGGCACCCCTCTGTTGATAGCTTCTCGATACGGACATTTAGAGGTTGTAGATTACCTCCTCGAACATTGTAAAGCTAATGTCGAACTCGGGGGTTCGGTTAACTTTGACGGCGAGACCATCGAGGGGGCTCCGCCGCTGTGGGCGGCTTCGGCAGCCGGTCACCTCCCAGTGGTTAAGACGCTACTGAAACACGGTGCCTCAGTGAACAACGCAACACTAACTAACTCAACGCCGCTCCGAGCTGCCTGCTTTGACGGTCACCTGGAGATCGTCCGCTACCTGGTGGAGCACAGAGCCGACATGGAGGTCGCCAACCGCCACGGCCACACCTGCCTCATGATCTCCTGCTACAAGGGCCACAAGGAGATAGCCAAGTTCCTGCTGGACCGCGGTGCTGATGTCAACCGCAAGAGCGTGAAAGGCAACACCGCCCTCCACGACTGTGCAGAGTCAGGTAGTCTGGACATCATGAAGATGCTGCTAAAGTGCAATGCCCGCATGGAGAGAGATGGCTATGGCATGACCCCACTCCTCGCTGCAAGTGTAACAGGCCACACCAACATTGTGGAATATCTCGCCCACCAGCCCCGCACCTCTAGAGAGGAACGGGTTGATGCACTTGAACTCCTTGGGGCTACTTTTGTGGACAAAAAGCGGGATCTCTTAGGTGCGATGAGGTACTGGAGAAGGGCTATGGAGCTGAGGCAGCCAGGGGACAAAGCTGGATGCCTGGCCAAACCTCCACCTGGTCCCCCAGTCCCTGCCTATGGCTGCGCACAGGAGGTGAGCACAGCAGAGGAACTGGAAGCTTTGATCACAGACCCAGATGAAATGAGGATGCAGGCTTTGTTAGTCCGAGAGCGCATTCTGGGGCCATCCCACCCAGACACCTCTTATTACATCCGCTACAGGGGGGCGGTGTATGCTGACTCAGGCAACTTTGAGCGCTGCATCAGCCTGTGGAAATATGCTTTAGATATGCAGCAGAGCAACCTGGACCCTCTCAGTCCCATGACAGCCTCCAGTTTCCTGTCCTTTGCAGAGCTCTtctcttttgttcttcaggACCGGGCCAAAGGCACCTTGTCAACGCGCATCACCTTCCACGATCTGATGACTGTGCTGGGGAAAAGCGTGAGGGAGGTAGAGAGAGCTGTGGCACAGAAGGACAACCCTCCAGAGGCTCCTCAATTCACCAAGGCGCTTTCCATCATCCTCCACCTGATCTTTCTGCTGGAGAAGCTGGAGTGCAGCCCGGAGCAGGAGCACCAGAAGAAGCACACCGTGTACCGTCTGCTAAAGCTGAACCCTCGAGGCCGGAACAGCTTCACTCCTCTCCACATGGCTGTAGACAAGGAAACCACGTCTGTGGGCCGCTACCCGGTTGGCCGCTTCCCCTCCCAGGCGGTGGCAGCGCTGCTCCTAGAGTGTGGTGCAGACGTTGATTCGCGGGACTGTGAGAACAACACACCGCTGCACATCGCTGCAAGCAACGGTTGCCCTGAGATTATGGCGCTACTTATGAAGGCTGGGGCTCACTTTGATGCTACAAATGCACAGAGGAAGACAGCTTACGAGCTGTTGGATGAGCAGAGCAGCGGGCACCCGGCCCTCTACCCACTGAACTACGTCACCCTTCAGTGCCTGGCGGCGCGTGCAATTGAAAAGCACAGACTGCCCTACAGGGGACTCATCTCCGAGGAGATGGAGGCTTTCATCGAGCTGCACTGACTTCCACTGCTCCCCACGGATGAGGAACCCCTGCACTACTCTTCCTGTTGTCCCCCATGTTTTACTATGACCTGCCACATCATTCTCTtcatgtttgtctctttttgacTCATGCTTTGCTCCTGGCCCTGCCAACCTTGTGTCAGACCAAACCATAGCAATAAGAATCCAGCCTCTGTCCTTAAATCTCTGGCTGAGATCTGGtcagttttcactttgttttaacGTCAAGTCACATGGACTTTTAAATTGATTGGtggtttttgttgctttttaaagCTGGGTGTAACAACTTGATACAGGCTTGAATGCATTTTCTCCCACTAAAAAAGGAGCATGTCTGGTCcttatgtgtgtttgatggtgtATGGACTGAATGAGAGATGGGTTTTAACGTTACTGACAGGAAGCATCTGATCAAACTAGCCAGATAACATGCATGAAAATGAAGAGTGAATACGATTAGCTCACTTGCAGTTTTGCATATTCATTCAGAAAGGATGTGTTTGAACTAACTCACAGCTCAAACTCGCTTGCCGGTAATTTTTGCCTGGTTCTACATATTCACCATCTGCTATGCTTCTTTGATATGAGGAAGGTGTTGAATTTACTGTGCCAAACATCAGCCATGGAGCTAAGTTCTGTTACAGACCGCAAACCGATGGCAAAATGAGAAGCTTATCTTCTAAGTTATAAGCCGAAGTAAAAACCTAAAGTGGGGACTTTCATGCAGCTCCTAGTTCCAGGAGATCAGCAACTCGAGTTCTTTGATATTTCAAACTGTGACATGATTTGACTTTTATGAGACTGAGGatgagtggggaaaaaaagctggtACCATAGTTTGGCTAACACTCCTCAGACtccacacagacatttatatcCTATGCATTTTGTGATATTCCAATCAGAGGCAacttttttcaagcaaaaattcACTGCATAAACAGATTTTTACATGGGATTCTACTTTACACTATTTTACATGTTTACCTTAACATGATATTGAGCCCTGTCCGGGGCTGCTTCACTGACAATGAATTTGTATCTTCTGAATTTTTGAACTATGaatgttttcttaaaatttCTGCCTATGTCCAAATGAACAGTGTCGAGCTAGAGCCTAAATTGTGCCTACATAACTGTATTTCTGGGTAATGTTAACATTaacaaagatattcagtttattgtCAAAGAAGCAGCTTCAGAAATTGGACTTCTGTGGTGACAACAACAGAGCTTACACCCTCCTGTTTGCAGTCACCCATTTTGGACACATCTGTCCAAAATCatgttttaattctgttttggAATGAATTTTCCCTTTAACCTCAGATGCAGTTCACAGAAATGGAACAGATGGCTCTCTGGCCATTCCTGCATCTTAGTCTTATTTTTAATAGTCTCTCTTTTGTTTATCTTGTGTTATcatgaatgttttatttgtctgtctgtgctaaGCACCACCAAGTTGAATGCACACTGAGAGGCTCTATAAATCCTAAATAGACAACTTACATTCAGGCTATGAACTGTTGCTGCCTTTGTCTTTCTCAACTGATTCTTTTAACTGATGATAACTCAAGAACAAAAGTGTGTTGGAGATACTTGAATAAAATTCAGTATCACAACAggatctgtgcgtgtgtgtgggtgatctCGGTTTTGTTGCCGCTTTTCTACTCGTACAGACTCTTACTCGGAATCGATTTTGATTTCAGAAAATAAGCTTTAAGTgtctgaaaattgaaaatgaatcTCTTTCTGCGCTCCGATTTGTCACTAGTTCTTTAGCTTAAGTGCTGTTGCTTACAATTGGCAGCATTTGCATTAAGAGCATCATTACACATATTTATATGGCTTGGAAGGGTTGCACTAGCAGGACATAAAGACCCAGCTACCCCCGTCACGGCAGCCAGGTctataaaatgattttatttatagagTGGAATACACATTATTTCTCAGTGCACACTAAGTGTTACATTAgcacaatattaaaaataatcagtGCCCACTTAATTCAGCTCTTTATACCAAACATGGGCTTTCCACTGCTGTGCTCACATAAACTCGAGGACACCGAAATAAATCATAACAGAAACTTGATCTTTCTCAGTCCTGCACTCTTAAAGTATAAATAGAGTGCAATTAACGTCACTGCTGCAGGGCAGTGGTAGAGACAGGGCACTTACCCTGCTAATTTTAGGGGTCTTTTGCCCTAGCTTCAACTCTGAAAATGGGAATACTGTAATGCTATACAGTCAGGCAGGTCACAGGGTGACTGGCAGAGACAagacacagacaacacagagtGCATTATTCAGACAGGATACAGAAACAATATGAGCTAATTACGTTTAAAGATGACAACTGCTGGATCTTCAGCCAAtcctaaaataataataattaaatgcTTTTGTTTCTATTTATTGTTTCTGTGAACGTGGCAGGAGTCGTGTTGGTAGAGTACGCTGCAAAACTGTCACAAGTGATTATGTATCCACCCTGCTAAAGAGCctttaaacaaaacagtgacTACACTCAGGAGGTCTTCTGTGGTCTCTGACACCTCTGGAGGGGGAGCCTAGTGGTTGTAGTAATCATGATATTTAAACGTAAATGATTAACACTGGAATCAGGCCCTGTTATGTTAAGATATCAAAGAGAACATGTCTCATGTACTCCGTACAGGCAAGAGGTGCATCCCTTCGCTTGTAAGAATattctttgtattttaattctcataaagttaaaataattaattgagCGTTTCTTCTGCCAACAAAAGAGACAACAGCAGATGGAACGTGATCCTGGACTCGTGAACCTTTTGTGTTAATGTTTCCCACCTCAAGTAATTGCAACATCACATAATCGTAACTTCCCACTAGATGTCACTagcaacaaagaaaatcaatcagaaaGAGGCCTTTGTCCCTTTAGGACCATGCGATAGACTCAAAAACTGTAGCTTCCAATTACCGTCAGAAGTGATGGCACTTGGTTAatttccctgtctctttctcacacccTGTCAAGCAGTCtttgtgtcagagagagagagagagaaagagggaatgaGCTGTTGAGAATTACTTTTACCAAGCCATTAGGCAGGGCTGAATATGCATTTGTAATGTATCTgggtgaataaaaaaaaaaaaaaacatcttggtAGGCAAAGTTGCTGATGCTGACTCTGTTTGCAGGGTAGCGTGAGAATCAGCAGAGAGTTCAAGTTCTGGATCATCATGCCAACCTTAAACACCACACTCCCAACACCTCAGACGTTGCCCTTGTAGCAGTTgtatttgtcatgttgtgtgaCCCAAATATGACTGaatcttaaaaaacaaagtctTTGTTAGTCCACGTAGCATCTTTTAGGATCCATGTGATGCTCTCTTGCTAACTCCAAAACATTTTGAATAGATATGCAGCCTTTATCAGTGATTTTGACCTGGTATGAGGGATTAAAAttaaaggacaaacacagatttttttttttatctgattttttgAAGAAGAACCAGTTTGATACAAAAGTGCATTTGGGGCTACACATTCAGTTTGACTCATTCATG includes:
- the fem1a gene encoding protein fem-1 homolog A; this encodes MDITTAVFNAARDGKLKLIQKLLSNKTAEELEALAEEKTQGGTPLLIASRYGHLEVVDYLLEHCKANVELGGSVNFDGETIEGAPPLWAASAAGHLPVVKTLLKHGASVNNATLTNSTPLRAACFDGHLEIVRYLVEHRADMEVANRHGHTCLMISCYKGHKEIAKFLLDRGADVNRKSVKGNTALHDCAESGSLDIMKMLLKCNARMERDGYGMTPLLAASVTGHTNIVEYLAHQPRTSREERVDALELLGATFVDKKRDLLGAMRYWRRAMELRQPGDKAGCLAKPPPGPPVPAYGCAQEVSTAEELEALITDPDEMRMQALLVRERILGPSHPDTSYYIRYRGAVYADSGNFERCISLWKYALDMQQSNLDPLSPMTASSFLSFAELFSFVLQDRAKGTLSTRITFHDLMTVLGKSVREVERAVAQKDNPPEAPQFTKALSIILHLIFLLEKLECSPEQEHQKKHTVYRLLKLNPRGRNSFTPLHMAVDKETTSVGRYPVGRFPSQAVAALLLECGADVDSRDCENNTPLHIAASNGCPEIMALLMKAGAHFDATNAQRKTAYELLDEQSSGHPALYPLNYVTLQCLAARAIEKHRLPYRGLISEEMEAFIELH